TTCTGCTTAAGCAcctccaaaaagagagagagatagacactgccaataaaagaataaaatgcgctccccccacccctggaagACATTACCCAAAGAAGTTGGGGGCAGCTGGAGCACACCCCCCAGAATCCATAAGTGCTTGCTTTGGGAGGGCTTCCATCTCCTGCAACCCTGTGCTCCAGGCGGGGTGAGTGTCACCCACTTAGGAGCTGATCTGACTCAGGAGGGCTGAGAAGTCCATGTCTGCGATGGAGGAGAAGTCTTCATCCCCTGAGAGGAGGCCGTTGGGGAGCCCAGAGGCCCCCaggggagcaggagctgggtcgGGGGGCCTCTGGGACCCTGTCACCAGGCGAGTTATTGCCTCAGGGTACTCCATCAGCATGGGCTCGGCTGTGTGTGGGGCCGCAGATACACCTTGGTtcagcagctgctgaaactctgAGTTGTCGACGCATGCCAGGTCTGTGAACACGGCAGGGTCAGCGCTGCTGCCCAGCAGGGCCCCCAGGTCTTCGTCAGCGTCAAATTGCAGCTGTAGCAAGGCCTCCGACAGCGTCCCTTCCCCAGCCTGGGCGgtcttgggggcggggggggccaCAGGCTGAGCGAGGCCCGGGGGGGCTAAGATTGGGGCCGGGGCTGGAGCCGGGGCTGGGACCGGGGCCGGGGCCAGGATTGGGGCAGGGGCCGGTGCCAAGGCAGGGGTCTGGTTTGGAATCTGCCCCGAAGGAAAGACCATGGGGGAGAACTCCTCGAAGTTGATGGTGCTGAGGGATGGCGTAAAGGGATagggctggggagctgggagagagaaacagagagtccGGGCTCAGAGAAGCTTCAGAGACCCACCCCGCTGTCTGCGTCCCAGCCCCTTTCCGTAGGGCTTAGGATCAGCCCCTCCCTAGAAGGTCCCAGCCAGCACCCTCACTCCCTCCTTTCACTCCTTCTGACCTTGTGGTTCTATCCTCACCTCTTCCAGCCCCCCGAGCTCTTCCACCCTCtgagaggaagggatgctgtcGGATCAGCTGGTAAAACTTCACTTGACAGCTAAAAACTAAGGCCCAAGACACCAGGAGCCCGAGGAGCATCCAGGGTCGTGGCCTGAAGCAGCATCCTCTTACTCTTTTATGAGCTACAGATGAGAGCGTACATTCTGCTACATTAGAGGAGATTTTGAGTCCCTAATTCTACAGAGAGCCGAGGGAAAAGACTGCATTTTTCAACTGTCTCCCAAGGCATCCAATACGGGGTTGAGCGGACACAGCTCTCACAGTTCTCAGACCGCAGCGCTCATTCGTGCATTAGCTGGTTCCTGGGCCACGCTTCCGCAGCCTCGGATGGCGCAGGTCTTTAAGAAGGCCCGGGAATGCACGTCTTCGCCACTCCCCTAATGGCTCTGATGTAGGTAACATCAGAGCCTCAAGCCCTAAGAAACAAGGGCCCAACAGAGAGCAGGCTTCAGGCACTGCGGGTGAAGCGGACTGCTTGCTTATCCTCCCAACCCAGCTATCTAAACCACAGGCGAAGGGACTTGAGCCTATAGTTCTGATGGGGCAACCGGAAATTCGTACCTGGCTTGGGGACGGAAGTTGTGCTTCGGGAAGGCACCGCAATGCGCCGGGGTGGAGGCCTGGGGTCAGTGGGTCCTGTGGGGCAAGGAAGGCTGGTCAGTTCCCAGCCCCTTCCTAGtctcactcccccaccccacccccttccctctcatgctctccacTGCCCTCTCACCATTGAAGGGACTTTTTTTCATGATGCTCTTGAAGGTCTCGTATGTCCTTTTGCGTTTCTCCTCAATCCGGTGACGATCATCTAGAAAAGTAACGGGGAGAAGTCggccttgctctttttttttaaaagacttttatttatttatttgacaggcagagatcacaagcaggcagagaggcaggcagagagagagaggaggaagcaggctccctgctgagcagagagccgatgcggggctcgataccaggactctgggaccatgacccgagccgaaggcagaggctttaacccactgagccactcaggcgccccggcCTTGCTCTTTTCAGCTGGATCCCCAGAGCTTTCAAAGGACGCTCAGGAGAAGATGATGGCCCTTCCCTAAGACCCTTTCTCCAAACCCTCCCTGCCAATGAGAAGAGCCGCAGGATATCATGATAAGCAACAACTCTGAGAAGCCCAGAACTTTCTCAGAAGGCCTCTGTTAGTGACTGTGACCCCCCTCCCAAAGGCCACACGGATGCCTCTAGGTAAAGGGGCCACGCTCTGCGGGGGCAGAAGCCCTTGTGGGACCCTGTCTCCAGCTTGTTCTCTCACCAGCGTTGCCTACGTCCTAGCTTCCCCCCAGCCTGGATCCAGGCCTGGCCACAATCTTTGCGCTCTGGGGCAGCTGAGGCACGACAGGCTTGCCGAAGACCTACAGAGACCCATACTCTTATCCCTGATGGCTGCCTAGTTCCGTCCGGAACCTCCAGGACTGCTTCTAAGTACTGCGGCAAGTGGGTAACTCCAGAGTACTCAACGCCATGTCCACAGCCAGCCTCATCAGCTCACCTCCAAAACCCGCTTCCTCCTCCACCAGTGTCCCTgcaccacccatgtgccctgtcaCCAAAGTTAGAAACCTTGAAATCGTCCTCAACGTCCTCCTTCCTCTCACTCCCCACCATCCACGAACTTGACACACATCTACCGAGCACCCACCGCGCACGCTCCATCCTAGCCACCGTGGATGTGGCTCAAGTAGACGAGATGCCTGCTGCCCTGAAGGCTGACACCCTAGCGACAGGGGGACAGGGACACAACTACATACAAGGGACAGGAGTTCTGGGGAAGAGACACAGCGTGATGTAAGAGAACCAGAAGTGAGGCTGGAGCGTTGAGCCTGGAGGTGGCCGGGGAAGCACTGGTGTGAGCCCAGCCTATGAAGACCTGGGGCCAAGTGGTCCAAGCCGAGGCAGGAGGAGCTGGAGCGCGGGTCCCGAGGAGGACAGCAGTGGAGGGGCCTTTGGCCCTTCGCTCAAGGCTCACAGCACATCTCCTGGACCACCGCGCCATCTTCCTTGCAAGAGGCCCTTCCAAGGCCTCCTTGCCTTGaggctctccctctctgatcctCTACTCGATCCTCCCAGAGTGAGCGTCCAGATCCACTGGCGTCCCTTCCTTGCTTAAACCTTTGGTGGCTCCCCACTGCCTTTAGGATGAAATCCTGGATGAATGCCTTGAGCCTAACACTCAAGGCCCCCCTGCCAGCCCCGGCGCACTGCCCACTGGCAGCTCCCACGAGGCTGTCCCCAAACGCAGTGGGCACCTCCAGCACCCCTGCACCTCCAGGTGCCTGTCCGCCGGCCTGGAGAACGCACTTCTGGGTCCTTTTCCACCTTAAATGCTCCCGTCCCTTGCGGCCATCTCCAGCTCTCTGCACACACCTCCCTCCGTCTCACACGTCACTCTGTCACTCAAAAATCTGTTCTGCGTGTTTGTCTTTCTCATGGGCCTGAGCTCCCGGAGCGCAGGGAACACATCTTAGTCATCTCTGTGTTCACAGTCCCCAGCACGGCCCTGGCACACGAGCGGGCGCTTGCTAATTACTTGCAGAACGAACCGATGGCCGTTTCCGAGGTCGCTTTCCAAACTCTATTAGACCGCTCCGAGGGCAGCAAACACTCTCAGGCTAGATGATGGGCTCTGGACTGACAATCATTCTGGCTGTTCCTAATGTGGTCAGGTGCCCGAAAGCCTGGACCAAAATCATGACGATGTGGTTGTGGCAAGAGACACACAGCGTGGCAGCACGGGTCTGGGGCCAGAGAGCCTGGGTTTCAATACTAACTCTGCGGTCATCgatgtgacctggggcaagttagACGCGATCTTCTAAAATCAGGTAATTAATTCACTGATATGCTTGGAATAGGACCAGGCCCAGAGTAAGGACTCAGGGCCCTTACTATTAACCGAGGCAAACGAGAGAGTATGATTATTGCATGAACCCCTGCCCCGCCCGCAGAGTGTGGCCCGCGCCCCTAGCAGCAGACATCTAGCCCTGGCCTCGCTTTTGCTGGCAGGAGTCCGACGGCCCTGCTGCTTCCCTCCCCAGCTGCGTACCTGTGTCTGGCAAGTACTGGAACTCCATGGGCTCACTGAGCTCCCGATCTGAAGGCCGCCGCAGCTGCATGGAGACACGCACGGGGGCCTGCAGGCTGGGGTCCGCGTAGGGAGGTGTCCGGAACACAATGGCCACTTGTCGGTGGACGTCAGCTTGTGAAAAGGAGCCTCGGGCCTCCCAGCCTGGTCCCGTGAAATACACTTCAATGTCCTCTGCAAGGGACGGGGCAGCAATGTGGGTCACCGTGCTCAGCTCACACAGCTGCCTGCCCCCCGTCCCAGAGGCTGAGATTTGTTCCAGGAGATACATCACTCTGCTGCCCCCGAGGTGTTGGGGGGGCGGTGCAAGCCAGTCTCCCGACACTCACTGTCTCTGCTCAGCCTTGCCCCTCACCTCCTGGTCCAGAGTCCAGCCCTCTTCCTGGTGCGTACCTTTCTGCACCTTGTCACACAGCAGGAAGATCTCATCCCCGCCGAGGCAGCTCCCGGAGTTCCGGTTCACCCGGCAGATCTTGAGCTCAGCGGTGTTGGGGGCGCCTGAGGGTGTGGGGGTAAGGGAGGAAGCCCAGAACCATCCATCAGAGGTCTCCAAGGCTGGCCCCCACGAGATACAACATCTCTGTCCATCCCAAAGTCAAGGTTGCTCACAGCTTGCTGACCACACCTCTGAGGCCAAGGTTGACTGATCCTGTGGCTCCTCGCCCCCAACTTTTCTGGCAACTGTTTACGCACGAGCACCTCCTGTGCACGCGGCGCCATGCCAGGCACGGAGAACACACAAAACCCAAACATCCCTGACCTCATGGGGCTTACAGTGTGGGGGAGCCAGTCTGGTCgcgccttctctctctccaccacacCCAAGCAACCTTCAGGGCCCAGTCTGCTTGGCAACAAACCCTTCCCTCCTGACCTCTACTTCATCCTGGTTTCCTATCCTTAGGGCTCCAGGgcccttttattttcattcatcctGGCCGGTTACTTAATTAAAAGACTCCAATTGGTTGACAATGGCCCAGTCCATCTGTGAGCTTCCTGTGGGCTTTCATCACTGAATTACTACTCTGCGCCACCATCTTCTTCCTGGGAGTTCATTTCCTGGAGTCGTTAGTACAGTTCTGGCCACGCCAGCCTCTCATCACATATTCAAAGGGCCTGTCCTCCCTCTGACTCCCAGCCGGCCTGGAAGCTACGCCTCAGGGCAGCTCGGGGTCTTCTTCACCTTGTCCCCGCagccagcacagagctggacaccGAAGAGGTGACAAATGCGCCCGATGCTTGAACGAAGCCACAGCTCCTCTCGCAGGCCATTCCCAGCCAACCCTGTTCCTCCTTCCAGGCTcgtccctctccccttcccatggCTCCTGGGCCACTTACGGTTGTCAAAAATGGGATGAGAGAGGACAGGTGACAAGCGGAGGGGCCTGCCTGCCGGGTCCCGCACTGTCACCTGGAAGCAGAGCCGCACTGCGTTCAGGTCATAGTCCCCACGCTGTTCTTCTATGGGAACTGCCACAAAAACACATGGTCAGGAGGTCGGGAGGCATGTCTGGGaatgggggggcggggcggggcagggagctCAGGGCTGGGAGGATTGCTCAAGGGTGTGTCAGACAGTGGGAGTCctaaaggaggagagagagaaggatctagACCCATCACTGACCTGTGTGACTCATCTGTGACCCTGGATGTCATGTCCCCTCACTGGCTCCCACTTTCCCCAACACTAAAATGGGACTGTGTATTGAATGGGCAGCAAAATTCCAGCTGTACTAGGAGTCTTGGCCAATGAGGGAGAGACACAAGGAAGGTGACTTCGGAAGGGGGACAGAGGGTGGGGGTGCTTCCACCAGGCCCCGCCTTTGCTCCCTCACCTTGGAAGGGATTGTTATTGGTCTGGATGCGTTGACTGATGGCCTGCTCCAGGTCCCGCTTCTTTACACACTGGATCCCCAGGTTCTGGAAGCTGAGTCCCCCCCAGGAATGAGTCCCATTGTCTCTgcccagcctgcccctccctcctccacccatTCCCCAGATCACCACTCCGCTTCACCCCCTCGGATGGCTTCCTCTTGTGCTGCGAAGAGACCCACTCCCTACCTTGGCCGACAAGCACTTGTGCCCTGTGTCCTGGCCCTAGCCACAGCCCCTGCTGGTCCCCTACCCTCAGCCGCAGTGGCTTTTTTCTGTTCTCCAAACACACTAAACTCACCCTTCACTTCAAGGCCTGTGCATTTGTTCACTCTGCTTGGACTGTTTTTTCCATGCTTCTCCGCTCTTTCTCACTACTCAAGCCTTAACTGAAAGGCATTTCCTGACTTGCAGGCTCCCCGGCCACCCCTCCACCAGTCGGCTGTTCCTCTAAcctaaaactgtttttattttcctaagtgAAGTTGCTCTGGGGGTTCAGAGGTGATTAGAGATCCACCCCCATCCCATGGAGCTCATATCTACTTGACAGTGGAGATGCACAAACAGATAATCCAAGGCAAAGAGAGTTCGCTTGCAGAACTAGGAGTGAGGAATTCTGCCCTGTGatcaggatggagtcccactgtAACAGCTGCAGAGCTGCCCGGCCTCTTGTCCCCCTACCTCATCCCCATACCCTGCTGGTCAGGAGCTCACCTGTGGATGCAGCGGTCTGGGCAGAGCTCAGCCTCATAGAAGCCATCCCGGCAGTCTTTCCCCACAAGCTCATGGGGGTGAGGCCGGTGAGGGGGGTCTTTGGTGACCAGAGAGATGCGAACCGTCCCCGGCCCAGTGTAGCCATTGATCTGTTCAAAGTACAGAGAACATCTAGACACTCAGGAATTCCAGTCCCAGCTCCCAGACGCTGACTGCATACGGGCCCGGAGGCGAGCCCGCTGGCCTTCCACAGTTCTGCAAACCCACTCTGGGCCCCCCAGCCCACCACGAACAGCCATGCTGACCTTGATGGTGGGATGGGTCTTGGTGGTATCCGTGCTCCTCTCGCCTGGGATACTGCCCGCCGAGCGGCCCTCGCACTTGTAGCGGAAGCGCATTCCCCGCTGCTTGGGCTGCTCGATGATCTCCACATAGGGGCCAGAGGCCTGCGCAGGCTCTGCAGGCCAAACCCGGACCAGCCCCGTTCAGGccgctgccctccctgccccaaaCCCTGGGGGCCTCCTCCCCAGTCACTGAGAAAGGATGGTCCACTTACCAGACGGGAAGATGAGGGGAAACAGGTCtgaaaggggagggagacagggatcAGCGCAAGCCCACTTCCCAACCTTACCAGGCAGGGCCTGCCGCCCCTCGGAGAGGACGTGGAGCCAGGCTCCCTCCCTCCGAAGGGCACTGAGTCAGGGCCTGCTCCCTAGAGTCTGCGGTGGAACTAAGAAGGGGCAAAGAAGGCAGAAACACCTGTTTCCTGTGGGAAAACTGGGTACAGTGGCCTCTCCTTATGGAGGGAAACGGAGTCAGGGCCTGTTCTACTTCCACAAGGAAAACTAAGGGAGGGCACTCCCCACCCCTCATCCtgggaggaaactgagtcagatACATTCTCCCCTAACAAGGAAACTAAGTCAGAACAGCCCCCACGGCCCCGGGGTGAAACTGAGTCAAAGCTCAccgccaccgccccccccccggagGATACTGAGTCAAGACCCCGCCACCcaaggggaaactgagtcagacCCTTTAaagcccgccccgccccgcgccacCATCCGGCCGGCCGCTCCCTGCGCAGCGCCCATCGGCGCAGGAAGGGGCGGAAGGCGGCGCGGGGGCTCCCGTCGCTGTCCCCGCGGCCCCGACGCGGCCACCCCGCGGGCTCAGAGGGCGCCCTCACCGTCCATGGCCGGGgtcccgggggcggggccggggtcgCAGCTGGGCCCGCAGCGCGCGCTAGAGCGAAGCCATTCGCCAGAGGCGGAAATGCGCCGCGCGCGCCCGCCGCCGCGTCACTGCCGGGAATCCAGCCGCGCCTGCGCGCTGCgctgtcgccgccgccgccgccgccgccgccgccaacACCAACCCCCGCGCGGGGCCAAGTGCGCGCCCCGCCGAGGACTAGAGGCCGCGCGCGCCGCCGCTGCCGGAGGCTGGGAACAGGCGCTCGCCTCTCCGGGGACTAAGAAGCTGCTCGTCGCGGCGCCGCTCCCGGGGCTGGCGGGGCCGCCGGGCTCCCTCCCTTGGTCTGGGCCCCGCCTGGAGGGCGGGCCCGGCGATTACTCACAATGTTTTTAGGGGATTTCGGGGCCCCCTCCCGCTGATCGGAGGAGTTTGGTGATGTCACCCAGGCCCGGTCTGGAGCCCAGCCAGGGCTGCTGGCTGCGGCCGTCCGTCTGCCCTGCGCAGGGAAAGGCCCGGGCCTGCTTCGCCCGCAAAGGCCAGGCGGCTGAACTCCACACGGTTTCCTAATCGCTGAAGGTGCTTCTTTGTGGTCGTCGCGgcagaagcatttttttaaaattagccaTCCACCCCAATCTAAAGCAGTGGGGCAAAGGGGACGACCGGACCTCTCCACCGGCAGTGCTTGTCCTCGGACCGTGGGCTTCGCGGAGCCTGCTGCACGCCAGGGGCGACTGAGGCCGGGCCGCGTCCGCTCCCGCTAGCTAGGGGGGCCCGGGCGCTCGTGGGTTTAGGATTTGTAAACGCAAATGTGTTTACAGTTCATCCCTACTTCGGGTCCTGGGGAGCGGTGGGTGGGCACGCGGAAATCTCCAGAGCCTCTCTGCGGCCAGATGTCTGTGTCTTAGAAGGTCCCGGACCCCTGGGGCCGCCTAAAGCAGCGGGgtcatttccccctctctccggCCCATCTCCCCAGGGCCTACTGCTGGATTCCAACCGGTGATGAGCATTTCCAGCAATTACCCATCAAGTGACCTCTCGGCGGGGGTATCGTCTCCTATCTCCTAGCCCTTATgcggggtgagggaggaggctggAGTAACCCCACTCTGGCCTTTTTGCTCATCTCCAAAGGAAGATAGATGCCCCACGGCGGGCAGCAGGGCAGCAGATTCTTCCCCAAATGGAGAAAGACCAAATTCGTTCTAAATTAGGGAATCATGTGGGAATTGGAAAAGATTGGAAATTCTGACTTGCTTTCCCAGGCTCTgaaaaaacaggaagagaaaagtgaaaacagTTAACCACCCCTCCCGCTCATTTCGGTTTCTCCTTTGGCTGGCCCGGATTTGAAGAGtcaactcactttttttttgttttttttgaggaGGCCGACTTCAGGTTGACAGAATGGATTCATTACAATCTTTGGTTAATGACACACAATTATGGATTCTTGTATgagcctctttttaaaattcacatgtaTTTGGGGCCACCGGGTGGCTAagccgttaagtgtctgccttagtctggggtcatgatcccagtgtcctcacatcgagtcccgcatggaaCCCTCTGAtcgtggaaagcctgcttcttcctcacccactcctcctgcttgtgttccttctctcgctttctctctctctctcaaataaataaataaaatctttaaacaaaaataaatagggacgcctgggtggcgcagttggttggacgactgccttcggctcagggcgtgatcctggagtcccgggatcgagtcccacatcgggctcccagctccatggggagtctgcttcgctctctgaccttctcctcgctcatgctctctctcacactctctctctcaaataaataaataaaatctttaaaataaataaataaataaaaggagcgcctgggtggctcagtgggttaaagcctctgccttcgactcaggtcatgatctcagggtcctggaatcgagtcccgcatcgggctctctgctcagcagagagcctgcttcctcctctctctctgtctccctctctgcctacttgtgatctgtcaaataaataaataaaatctttaaaaataaataaataaaattcacatatgtATAACTTAACACATTGAATCGCAGTGTGCCCATTGTAAAACTTAAGGGGCTATGTAGTGTGTCCACCCATGTGCTCCTCCCCTGTTCATCCCTCCCTACACTGCTGGCCATGCACCATCACCCAGTATTCTGTGTCATTCCCTtgacatgttttaaaagaaaaaaaagtgtactcACGTATACATGCCTACACAACATGCTGTTTGGTTTTAATGAGTTCTGAACTTCTATGAAGAGAGTATCCTATTACTTTTCTTTGttacttgcttttatttttatttttttaaaagattttatttttttatttgacagacggagatcacaagtaggcagagagacaggaggaagcaggctccctgctgagcagagagccggatgtggggctgggatcatgacctgagccaaaggcagaagctttaacccactgagccacccaggcgcccctgttacttGCTTTTATTACGCAATATATTACTAAGATTCATCTGTTCCATAGTTCATTCACTTTTTACTATTGTACACTATTCTGTTgtgtacaaacaaacaaacacggtttgtttatttatttggcctgAAGGTGGTCACTGGGTTTCtcggttgttttttgtttttgttttgttcttgctattataaacaatgtgaTTAAGAACATTCCTGTGTGTGCGTCCTCTTGTACATGTACCCAAGATTtatttgggtatatacccaaaagtgaTTTACTGGACTATAGAATTTCGCTTTATCAGTTTTCTAAATAGCGCCTTGGTTCTCTAATATCCTCCAAAATTAACCAATaggcatttttaatttcttaaaaaaaaaaggaatttatttatctttttcacatagagagagcacaagcaggaggaatggctggcagagggaaagggagaagcaggctccccactgagcaaggagcccaagttgctgcttgggtcttgatcccaggaccctgatcatgacctgagccgaaagcagatgcttaaccgactgagccacccaagcaccctgatcaataggcattaaaaaaaaaaaaagtaatgaatg
The genomic region above belongs to Neovison vison isolate M4711 chromosome 7, ASM_NN_V1, whole genome shotgun sequence and contains:
- the RELA gene encoding transcription factor p65, which translates into the protein MDDLFPLIFPSEPAQASGPYVEIIEQPKQRGMRFRYKCEGRSAGSIPGERSTDTTKTHPTIKINGYTGPGTVRISLVTKDPPHRPHPHELVGKDCRDGFYEAELCPDRCIHSFQNLGIQCVKKRDLEQAISQRIQTNNNPFQVPIEEQRGDYDLNAVRLCFQVTVRDPAGRPLRLSPVLSHPIFDNRAPNTAELKICRVNRNSGSCLGGDEIFLLCDKVQKEDIEVYFTGPGWEARGSFSQADVHRQVAIVFRTPPYADPSLQAPVRVSMQLRRPSDRELSEPMEFQYLPDTDDRHRIEEKRKRTYETFKSIMKKSPFNGPTDPRPPPRRIAVPSRSTTSVPKPAPQPYPFTPSLSTINFEEFSPMVFPSGQIPNQTPALAPAPAPILAPAPVPAPAPAPAPILAPPGLAQPVAPPAPKTAQAGEGTLSEALLQLQFDADEDLGALLGSSADPAVFTDLACVDNSEFQQLLNQGVSAAPHTAEPMLMEYPEAITRLVTGSQRPPDPAPAPLGASGLPNGLLSGDEDFSSIADMDFSALLSQISS